The sequence ATTACTTATCAGGTAAACTTGATGAAATCGATGatgaaatctttaattttaaaaacaccTATTCTGGAGGTAGGGATATGTTTActtcatttttatataaacttGCATATTTTATTGGTAAAAGAGGTGATTTGAAAGCATTATCAACTGTTATTAGCAGAGCAacagataatttaaaaccatTCCCAAATTCAAATGTTCCTGAATATAATGCTGAGTTTAATTGTATcagaaatttcatttattcaattttggAAACAGCTGCTTATAATGGTCAAATCCAAATAttccaatattttcaatatcatcattgTCATGTTTTGCAAGAAAATGCCATCGAATGGTTTAGAGAagataaacttttaaatttaattagaacctctttaaaaaatgatcatATTGAGATTActcaaatattattatcacatCTCTATCTTTCAAAACAcaagtttttaaatatttactttaatgataacatttttaaaaccaagatttcttataattatttttgtgaactatttaaatagtttgacagaaaatatgaaataaaataatataaaataaaataatataaaataaaataaataaaataaataaaataaaataaaataaaataaaataaaatcaaataaaatcaaataaataaaaaaaataaaattttaaaataaaatgatcaattaattgaaagcAATGgggttaaattttttttttcatttgtttattgtttatttttagttacTAGCAAAATGGTTTGCGTGTTGTGGTATTTCTGAAGTGTGGTCCATGAATGTTCATTTGggaaaatggtaataatattataatattattatttttattattattttaattcaaagtttctcggaaaaataaaaataaaaattaaataatgtgtGGCGTTTGTGGgagttgaatttaaaaacaggagtagattttattttaattttaactttGCCTATCATACACAAACACATTCATACATTGCCTTAACTTATATTggttaattttacaattgtaattgttttttttttttttatgggttttattatatttttttttttttttattattaataataaaaaggttattattttttttttttattttcttattaataataaaaaggaaTATTacttataatttaaaaaaggtagaaaaataaaacaagtATACcagaaaatttttaaaaaaaatatatatattaatagtttttttaaaaataaaagataaaaaataaaaaataataataatcatgctaaaagttttaatagCTATTTTAGTGGTAATCTCATtactttcaaatttaaatgctGTTAATGgacaaaaattttattgttttttagattgcattaaaaaagatagaaaTTGTCGTATGGGAAGATCAGAAGATGCAAATTGTcttgaatattttaaaaaatgtaaagaTGAATGccataataattaataaacctgaattcaattttatatttaatattttttttttacttttaaaatatttttattttgattatttggaATTTATCTCTCTTCTGCCAAttgttttcattattattattatttaattaattatttaaaaaattatctaaaatgatacaataatcttttttttttccacatatattggtatttttttatgtattttttttttcttaattataattttatttttttttctccatataaatcatttgtttttttgtttttggttggcaaaaactaaatataaaaaatttttacatttggtttgtccaattaattttttaaaaaaattaaaataaaaaaaaaaaacgaatagaaatttaataaatgtgGTGGGTGTGAATGTATTTTTTAGTAAAACTTAATTTCATTTACTagttatatatatttttaatttttaatttttttttttcttttttttttttttttttttttttttttcatggCTTTGTTGGTGATGTAGTATTATTCAAAAGCATCAGATCTGTAGtttatctaaaattttattggttgtaaggaaatttatttaaatttttattttattttatttatttattattttaaaccaCCCATaacataattattaatttttttttttaaaaaatttttgattttataaacactactttgataatttaataattaaaatccCTTTGACCaatatcttatttttttaaaagcaattttttattttttatttttattttttatgatctcttttttgatttcttttatgattttattattttaagatTGCCTAgacaagatattttttttttttttttttttttttaataacaataatttaattttattaattttaatatgagCCAAgtatatgaaaataaatccaaaaatccaatttaaattccagataaaaaagtaaaaaaggttttttaaaaaattaaaaaaaaaaaaaaaaaaaaaaatgaaattttttatgaacaaaatgaaattttaaattaaaaaaaaataataattaataataaaaaaaaaaaaaaaaaaaaaaaaaaaatgaaattattatctcaatttatttctataataattatatttttaataatatttataagtGTAAATAATTctcaacagcagcaacaagaagaagataTCATTGCAGAGGAAGAACCAAATGGTATACCaattaatttgaatattatattaatcgGATTCGATGGTAATGGTGCATTCGAATATAATTTACCACCAGAAACCTTAAATGATCTTTTAGTTGAAACCTATCCAATTCATTATGTACATTCAATATTcgattcaaattatttaaaaccatataataaagatgatgaCAACAACAATGGTAATgccaataataatgatgatatagaaaaagataatattgGTAAAAGATTAATTTCACACTACGATTTAAAATACAATGTAATATCATCAAATAGAATCTCATTAGATTTATATGAACAATTATTGCAAATCAATATGAAACCAATTGAAAGCGCAACTCCATCACATGATGGTGAAACTCATTTAGTTGAAATTGAAGTTTTAGAATCttattttgataatgaaattacaaagattaaatcatcatcaactaactcaaataaagattatagtataatatttataaatccaTCAAAAGAGAGAATATTAACAGGTAGagcattaaataataatgataaaacagGATTGGGAGAATTTAAATATCAGTATAGTAAAAATGGTCAAATCACATCACCATGTTGGATAGGATCATCAAGATTCATTGTTATAGATTTAAGTGCAGGTCCATTGAAATATGGTACAACATTACATAAATCATCTGATGAATACTATTCAGAGGGTTCAATTGGCCATGACTCAATACCAAGACTAATTGAATACTTTGTGAAGGATGGCTACAGCGGCACTTCCATTCAGGGTGCATCACCAATCGAAATCATCTCTCATATGTCTTCTTTGGTGATTACCAGTATTCAAAATGTGTTTTTACAAGATTGCAAATTCAATTATGTACCattatttcaaaagattttaatacCAATTCTAATTTTCAAAGATTCATCCTCTGTCAATGTCCAAAAGGATTTACTagatttagaattaattaaaagacAATCCAAAAAGGTATTCCCATTCTCCACGgttgaatttgtatttgCAGAACATTCAATACATGAACATAAACATATTTCAATggcattttcaaaatcaattaaatctcaTTCCTCCTTTGAAATGAATCCAACCAATGGTAAATTCTATTCAGTTAGAAAGAATTATTTAGATAGTAAagaattactattatcactAAAACAAGAAGATGACATTTTAGCAAGTGGTTTAATTGGTAATGATGTTTCACAAATTCCATTAAGTTTAAaagtttcaaataataataataataataaaaatagaaactCACCAacacaaaaatcaaaaattttaccagtttatatttttgctttaacatcatcatcaacaaataatgatacaaataattataataatttattacttGATAAATATCATTCCTATGCAAGTAATCAAGATgcaattgttgttttaatgtCAAATCATACATATAATAGTACATTTTATAAAGGTAATTTACCGGTACAAGTGAATTCACTTTATTCAGGTACAAGAAATATTATTGCTGGTTTAGGTTCATCTCAAGGTTTACTCGGACCAACTTTACATTACTCTGAATCTCATAATAGGTTGGTAAATAATTTCTTATGGAGTTTTGGTTCATCACCTTGGAATTTATTCAATGGTCGTTCAAATGATGCTAGTAATGCCTTCactggtggtagtggtgataTCTCTCAAATCTTTATCGATGCAATCATTCGTAATACCATTATAACTTCAATTCAATCATCTGaacataatttaaatttagcaTTGAATGAAATCACTAAATTCtcttcaaaatatttaattgattcattaggttttgaaattgaagataTCTCTTTGAATAAAGGTAATTTCATAATTGATAGACTTTATCATACTCCACCTTCgaaattaccaattttaaaatcaattgtacAAAGATTACATAATGATTTAGAACAAATTACAAATGAAATtacaaatcaaattaaatcaataccttcttatttaaattcaaaagaattaACATCGtatgttatttatttatttatttatttaattaattaaataataataaaattactaattatatattattatttttatagttcacaaaaagataaaatttcaCAAGATTTGATAATGGTGGCAACTCAAGTTGTTGGATTTTTAGATTATGTTCATAAAGAGATATCAAATGTTGAAACACAATTACTTTGTTGTGCAATCACTCAtggtaattcaaataaatctgGTGGTTTCTTTGGTAATAATCTAAATATAATAGTTGTTGTCGTTGCAATCATTATCTCTGCAATAGTTATTAAAATTGCAAATGAACAaatatcaaatgataaaaagCCATTACTTATTAATAGGAATAGAAATAGAATTagatcaaaaataaatacaaattaataataaaaataaaaatacaataattatttaaacaccttttttaaaaataaattgggaaaaacaaaacaaataaataaataaataaattaaaatagatttttttttttttttttataaggaggagaaaatatttattttatttttaaaaaaaaagttaaatatttcttcaaaaatttattattttaattataaattgtatattaataaatttaagcAACGGTTGGGACGTTTTGAGTGTTGTAACCCTTCTTTTTACCGAAACCAGCGACGGCGGCGACGTTACGTCTGTTGAAGATCATTCTCTTTTTAGCACGACCAACCTttggttttcttttttcttccTTATCTTTCTTTGGAGTAGCGTTTCTGACTTTACCAGCACGATTCAAACCACCATGTACTTTACctataatttttcaatcaaaaaaaaaaaaaaaagaatgaaaatatattttttaaaaaaaaaaagttaatataaaattctgctttattattgaaaggacgaggaaaaaaaaaaaacggaatccaataaaaataataaaaaaattgtatcttttttttcGATCCCTAAGTTTGTACAATTTTTCAAGGTAaattttgatgataatgattggttttcttttttttattcccctaaattttatttttctcttttctcttttttttttttttcttcttttttttttttttgtttttattattatcattttctcagttttttcctattttttttttaaaaaaaaacctgcATGGTGTGTATCATTTCATCTGTGAACTAAATGCTAAAATAGaccccaattttttttttttttttttcggttttttccattatttatttctattttattttttattgccaatatcattatcatcaaaatttaatttattactgTAGTCAATCAAACACCgctccaattttttttattatttattatttttttttttttttttttttttttttttctctttgtttttttttatatgggTAAAATAAAAGAGAGACATACCCATtctgtgtttttttttttaaggttgcgtaaataaaataaacaaaaagaactaaaaaaatgaaaaaaattatttttgtgaaaaaaaaaaaaaaaaaaaaaaaaaaaaaaaaaatttactcATAACCAatgtaaaaaatttgaaaacttTGTAACGGCTTACATAAtttttacattatttttCTCAAacctataaaaaaaaaaaaaaaaaaacgaaaattTTCGCAGAAACTTTATATCattgttataattaattatacaaatattttaatataacaacttttttttttttttttttttttttgaatctattttttcattattaaatatttgattattaattttaattttttttttttttttttgtgtctatttttcttttttttttttttttttctttaacaCACAAATGTCtctgattaatttttttttttaaacatttgaCCCAATCtgctttatttttattttatttttttttatttttttttaattttaatttttttaattttttaattttttttcaaaaaaaaaaaaaaaaaaaaaatgttttcaaGAAACATTACAAAATTATTCACACCCTTTTCATTTCAATCACCAAAATCACTTTCGttttcttcatttaaaaaaacaacttatattgatattgtaaataataataataattttaataattttaataataaaaataataataaaaataaattttttagtgAAATCCTTTTAAGAAgtggaaatttaaaatttaaaaaaacaatgtcCACCACACCAACATACAATCATCCAGTTATTAATGAACGTTCAAAAAGAATGGTTTGGGTTGACTTGGAAATGACAGGTTTGGATATTTCAAAAGATGTAATTTTAGAAATGGCTATTGTCATCACTGACGCAGAGTTAAATGTTATTGAAAAAGGTCCAAATTTAGTCATTCACAGATCAGATGAAGTTTTAAAGAATATGAATGATTGGTGTATTGAACATCATGGaaaagtaagtttttttattttttttcattttttttattttttttatttttttttcccaaaaagGAAGGAAGGAAGGAGggggtgaaaaaaaaaaaaaaaaaaaagagtgataaaaaatatttatcaaattcacattactttttttgtttatttctttttatttataaacaaataaaggAAACTTTACAAAAAGGGTATGTGAATGTTTTTTGGTATT comes from Dictyostelium discoideum AX4 chromosome 2 chromosome, whole genome shotgun sequence and encodes:
- a CDS encoding transmembrane protein, with translation MKLLSQFISIIIIFLIIFISVNNSQQQQQEEDIIAEEEPNGIPINLNIILIGFDGNGAFEYNLPPETLNDLLVETYPIHYVHSIFDSNYLKPYNKDDDNNNGNANNNDDIEKDNIGKRLISHYDLKYNVISSNRISLDLYEQLLQINMKPIESATPSHDGETHLVEIEVLESYFDNEITKIKSSSTNSNKDYSIIFINPSKERILTGRALNNNDKTGLGEFKYQYSKNGQITSPCWIGSSRFIVIDLSAGPLKYGTTLHKSSDEYYSEGSIGHDSIPRLIEYFVKDGYSGTSIQGASPIEIISHMSSLVITSIQNVFLQDCKFNYVPLFQKILIPILIFKDSSSVNVQKDLLDLELIKRQSKKVFPFSTVEFVFAEHSIHEHKHISMAFSKSIKSHSSFEMNPTNGKFYSVRKNYLDSKELLLSLKQEDDILASGLIGNDVSQIPLSLKVSNNNNNNKNRNSPTQKSKILPVYIFALTSSSTNNDTNNYNNLLLDKYHSYASNQDAIVVLMSNHTYNSTFYKGNLPVQVNSLYSGTRNIIAGLGSSQGLLGPTLHYSESHNRLVNNFLWSFGSSPWNLFNGRSNDASNAFTGGSGDISQIFIDAIIRNTIITSIQSSEHNLNLALNEITKFSSKYLIDSLGFEIEDISLNKGNFIIDRLYHTPPSKLPILKSIVQRLHNDLEQITNEITNQIKSIPSYLNSKELTSSQKDKISQDLIMVATQVVGFLDYVHKEISNVETQLLCCAITHGNSNKSGGFFGNNLNIIVVVVAIIISAIVIKIANEQISNDKKPLLINRNRNRIRSKINTN
- the rps30-1 gene encoding 40S ribosomal protein S30; translation: MGKVHGGLNRAGKVRNATPKKDKEEKRKPKVGRAKKRMIFNRRNVAAVAGFGKKKGYNTQNVPTVA